Proteins encoded in a region of the Peptococcus niger genome:
- the mutS gene encoding DNA mismatch repair protein MutS has product MIGTTPMFKQYHAIKADHKDAILFFRMGDFYEMFGDDAKTASDILGLALTARDGGKVKVPMCGVPFHSADAYIATLVNAGHKVAICEQVEDPKEAKGLVRRDVIRVITPGVVLDDQMLAKDHNYIASLASIGKKYSFAIADASTGQFFALYPTDQKTALDELERYHPVEVIYNDAQSDMLPRVKDILGESGIQYNGHYAFAFRLDEAEAYLKKHFAVNSLDVYGYDDSAQEGAAIAAAGALLNYIETMQRSKATNIGRFYITHINDYMVIDRATRYNLELEQALVFNDGSASLLDILDHTKTAFGRRQLRQWLEHPLTKRKDIEKRLEATDELFQAHHIRELLGDRLGHIMDMERITSRISYQTANAKDLLSLKQSLEQLPEIKEIIAGLSAETFTSIYQTFDPLQDIRALLERAISPEAPFSLRDGGIIRDGYHDEVDQLRQMVGAGENWLTDFIEQERARTDIKNLKIGYNKVFGYYIEITKSQLEKAPTDYERKQTLANSERYITPALKDMEARMLGANDRLKALEYDLFVDLRSQLAAHIKRILNTSRLLAVLDVHAALATCAIVNRYTRPEPLEKGFDVTNLRHPMVELAVGAGNYVANAVEFDPETSRFILLTGPNMSGKSTYCRSIAIAAIMMQIGSFVPADSARMAVVDRVFARIGASDQLSRGQSTFMVEMNEVSNILNHATEHSLIVLDEVGRGTSTYDGLSIAYAIVRYINTRIRAMTIFATHYHELTVLADEEGIVNRSVAVDDMGTDIVFRHTIIEGPASKSYGIHVGKMAGLPSELIAMAENTLNTLEQAEHVDLNKVDDGDIYRRERTLDLERFVQSMADWDLDDLAIGDLLNQAIKWKKEALTLTDHKIL; this is encoded by the coding sequence ATGATAGGCACAACACCGATGTTTAAACAGTACCATGCCATCAAAGCTGATCATAAGGATGCCATCCTTTTTTTTAGAATGGGCGATTTTTATGAGATGTTCGGTGATGATGCAAAAACGGCCAGTGACATTCTGGGACTGGCCCTAACCGCACGTGATGGCGGCAAGGTTAAAGTACCGATGTGTGGTGTGCCGTTTCACTCCGCTGATGCTTATATAGCCACCTTGGTCAATGCCGGGCATAAGGTGGCCATCTGTGAACAGGTGGAAGACCCTAAGGAGGCAAAAGGGTTGGTCCGGCGGGATGTCATCCGGGTCATTACACCGGGCGTTGTTTTGGACGATCAAATGCTGGCAAAAGACCATAATTATATCGCTTCTCTGGCTTCAATCGGCAAAAAATACAGTTTTGCCATTGCTGATGCGTCAACCGGCCAATTTTTTGCGCTATACCCGACCGATCAAAAGACCGCCTTGGATGAATTGGAGCGCTATCATCCGGTTGAAGTAATTTATAATGATGCACAGAGTGATATGTTGCCAAGGGTAAAAGATATTCTTGGGGAGTCGGGCATTCAATATAATGGCCATTATGCTTTTGCTTTTCGGCTGGATGAAGCGGAAGCCTATTTGAAAAAGCATTTTGCGGTGAACAGCTTAGATGTTTACGGCTATGATGACAGCGCCCAAGAAGGAGCGGCTATTGCTGCAGCCGGCGCGTTATTAAATTATATTGAAACCATGCAGAGGAGTAAGGCGACCAATATCGGCCGGTTTTATATAACGCATATCAATGATTACATGGTTATAGACCGCGCCACTCGCTACAATTTAGAATTGGAACAAGCCCTGGTCTTTAATGACGGCTCAGCGAGCCTTTTGGATATTTTAGACCATACAAAAACCGCTTTTGGCCGCCGACAGTTGCGCCAGTGGCTGGAGCATCCCCTGACCAAGCGTAAAGACATTGAAAAGCGATTGGAAGCGACAGATGAGCTGTTCCAGGCGCATCATATTCGTGAACTTCTAGGAGATCGGCTTGGTCATATCATGGATATGGAGCGGATTACATCTAGGATTTCCTATCAAACCGCCAATGCAAAAGATTTGTTGTCTTTGAAGCAGTCGCTGGAACAACTTCCGGAAATCAAAGAGATTATAGCGGGGCTGTCCGCTGAGACATTTACGAGTATTTATCAAACCTTTGATCCCTTGCAAGATATTCGCGCCTTGCTTGAGCGGGCCATTTCGCCTGAAGCGCCCTTTTCTTTACGGGACGGTGGCATTATTCGTGATGGCTATCATGATGAAGTGGACCAATTGCGGCAAATGGTCGGTGCCGGTGAAAACTGGCTGACGGATTTTATTGAGCAAGAACGGGCACGAACCGATATAAAAAATTTGAAAATCGGTTATAACAAGGTGTTCGGCTATTATATTGAGATTACCAAGAGCCAACTGGAAAAGGCCCCAACAGATTATGAGCGGAAACAAACATTGGCCAATTCAGAGCGATATATCACACCGGCATTAAAAGACATGGAAGCCCGGATGTTGGGGGCAAATGATCGGTTGAAGGCATTAGAATATGACCTTTTTGTTGATTTGCGTAGCCAGTTGGCCGCCCATATTAAGCGCATTTTAAACACCAGCCGACTTCTGGCTGTTTTAGATGTTCATGCTGCCTTGGCCACCTGTGCCATTGTCAATCGCTATACGCGGCCGGAGCCTCTGGAAAAAGGGTTTGACGTTACAAACCTGCGCCATCCGATGGTTGAGTTGGCAGTCGGCGCCGGGAATTACGTTGCCAATGCGGTCGAATTCGATCCAGAAACATCGCGGTTTATTCTCCTAACCGGGCCCAATATGAGCGGTAAAAGCACTTATTGTCGGAGCATTGCCATTGCGGCCATCATGATGCAGATCGGGTCCTTTGTACCGGCGGACTCGGCACGTATGGCGGTTGTCGACCGGGTTTTTGCGCGGATTGGAGCCAGTGATCAATTGTCGCGTGGCCAAAGTACCTTCATGGTTGAGATGAATGAGGTTTCTAATATTTTAAACCATGCCACTGAACACTCGCTTATTGTATTGGATGAAGTTGGTCGTGGAACCAGCACCTATGATGGCCTATCCATCGCTTATGCAATAGTCCGTTATATTAATACGCGTATTCGCGCCATGACTATTTTTGCGACCCACTATCACGAATTAACTGTTTTGGCGGATGAAGAGGGGATTGTTAACCGCTCCGTTGCCGTGGATGACATGGGTACAGATATTGTGTTTCGACACACGATTATTGAAGGGCCTGCCAGTAAAAGTTACGGGATTCATGTCGGCAAGATGGCCGGTTTGCCGTCAGAGCTGATTGCCATGGCGGAAAATACGCTCAATACCTTAGAGCAGGCAGAGCATGTTGATTTAAATAAAGTTGATGATGGGGATATTTATCGGCGTGAACGGACTTTGGACTTGGAACGTTTTGTTCAATCCATGGCCGATTGGGATCTTGACGACCTGGCCATTGGCGATTTATTAAATCAAGCTATCAAATGGAAAAAAGAAGCCTTAACACTGACGGATCATAAGATACTATAG
- a CDS encoding DUF3656 domain-containing U32 family peptidase encodes MNKVELLAPAGDLSCLKTAINLGADAVYFGAQAFSARAYAKNFSPEDIREGIAYAHHYGSKAYCAFNTILFNDELAEALATVYDLYDMGIDALIIQDLGLAELLRSELPELALHGSTQMVIHNPEGARQLADLGFERVVLARECTLQDIQAIHAATPIELEVFIHGALCMGYSGNCLMSSFCGGRSGNRGACAQPCRQMYRLTDDKNGLLSEGHLLSMKDLCTLPQVPQLLELGITSLKIEGRMKKEAYIASTVGAYRKQIDACLAHKPLSKKQLNAEIDSMAQIYNRGGFTQGYIGQADKQDLLSTKLANHKGIPLGQVKSVQSGEMIVNLQVPVALGDGYVLLDADDNVLSGGYINALKSSGKPVRGARVGQTVSIPLQLKKAPTGPVKLFKSYDNSLVKELARREKLLPPRKSVLDIYLFANIGEKLTAQVMVSDQEMPITVEDDYIVQEATGKALELDVIRQQMDRLGGTRFSLGAVEVEADGDIFIPVSVLNRLRRAAVAACSEVASSEPKRGQETFMDGAFAYLDAIAPQIKLWPKPKLSVAVGTPGQAHLAIQNGADHIIIKCSALPGAFNWQEQDIQSLLEQGCELSAQEGPIVMQAHQAESDWRLRQLAQWGVETCYISNISQSRMDQVYDMIKGDYPLNITNDADVHFWMQRGLSALTLSPELSADQINDLSAVGNIPLEIIVAGRYPLLQSAYGDLAPQSLAETDARRRLKQGSGAFFPVSENSYGDLLVLNGRLLSLYEHIDLLSSLSLDAWRIEGAYLSDTDLSDLVRVFANALNQYDAGKSIYNPTDAALLSALTQEAPADEQFMRGVFQ; translated from the coding sequence ATGAATAAGGTAGAGTTGTTGGCGCCGGCCGGTGATTTATCTTGTCTAAAAACTGCGATTAACCTTGGGGCTGATGCGGTCTATTTTGGCGCCCAGGCCTTTAGTGCAAGAGCCTATGCAAAAAACTTTTCGCCGGAAGACATTCGAGAGGGCATTGCCTACGCCCATCATTACGGCTCTAAGGCCTACTGCGCCTTCAATACCATTTTATTTAACGATGAATTGGCAGAAGCCTTGGCCACCGTATACGATTTGTACGATATGGGTATTGATGCCTTGATTATTCAGGACCTGGGATTGGCTGAGCTTTTGCGCTCCGAATTACCGGAATTGGCGCTACATGGCTCTACCCAAATGGTGATCCACAACCCGGAGGGGGCGCGTCAACTGGCTGACTTGGGGTTTGAACGGGTGGTCCTGGCTAGAGAGTGTACCCTTCAAGATATCCAGGCCATCCATGCTGCAACGCCAATCGAATTGGAAGTCTTTATTCACGGAGCCCTTTGCATGGGGTATTCTGGCAATTGCCTGATGAGCAGTTTCTGTGGCGGGCGAAGCGGTAATCGTGGTGCCTGTGCTCAGCCTTGTCGGCAAATGTATCGCTTAACTGATGACAAAAATGGCTTGTTGTCAGAAGGGCATTTGTTGAGCATGAAAGATTTATGCACCTTGCCACAAGTCCCCCAGTTGCTTGAACTGGGCATTACTTCTCTTAAAATTGAAGGGCGCATGAAGAAAGAAGCTTATATTGCTTCGACGGTCGGCGCTTACCGCAAGCAGATTGACGCCTGCCTGGCGCACAAGCCACTCAGCAAGAAACAATTGAATGCAGAAATTGACAGCATGGCACAAATCTACAATCGTGGCGGGTTTACGCAAGGCTATATCGGTCAGGCAGACAAGCAAGACCTGCTCAGCACCAAATTGGCCAATCACAAGGGGATTCCTTTGGGGCAGGTGAAAAGCGTTCAGAGTGGAGAAATGATCGTTAACTTGCAGGTGCCGGTGGCCTTAGGTGACGGATATGTGCTGCTTGACGCAGATGACAATGTGCTGTCCGGGGGATATATAAACGCCTTAAAGTCTTCAGGCAAGCCGGTACGCGGGGCAAGGGTTGGACAAACGGTTTCTATTCCGCTGCAGTTGAAAAAAGCACCGACAGGACCGGTTAAGCTTTTTAAGAGTTATGACAACAGTTTGGTAAAGGAGCTGGCACGACGGGAAAAATTGCTGCCACCAAGAAAATCGGTCTTGGATATTTATCTGTTTGCCAATATTGGAGAAAAGCTAACGGCTCAAGTGATGGTCTCAGATCAAGAAATGCCCATCACTGTAGAAGATGATTATATTGTACAGGAAGCCACCGGCAAGGCCCTTGAATTGGACGTCATTCGTCAGCAGATGGACCGGTTGGGCGGAACGCGTTTTTCCTTGGGCGCAGTTGAAGTAGAGGCTGACGGAGACATTTTCATTCCTGTCAGTGTTTTAAATCGCCTGCGGCGGGCTGCTGTTGCAGCCTGCAGTGAAGTAGCATCTTCCGAACCAAAGCGTGGTCAAGAAACATTTATGGACGGTGCTTTCGCCTACTTAGATGCCATTGCACCACAAATTAAATTGTGGCCAAAGCCAAAATTATCAGTGGCTGTAGGCACGCCCGGTCAAGCGCATTTGGCGATTCAAAACGGGGCCGACCATATTATTATTAAATGCTCCGCCTTACCAGGCGCATTTAACTGGCAGGAGCAAGACATCCAGTCATTGCTGGAACAAGGCTGTGAGCTAAGCGCTCAGGAAGGACCGATTGTTATGCAGGCGCACCAAGCAGAGTCTGACTGGCGCTTGCGTCAACTGGCGCAATGGGGTGTTGAAACCTGCTATATCAGTAATATTTCTCAGAGCCGGATGGATCAAGTATATGATATGATAAAGGGAGATTATCCGCTGAACATTACCAATGACGCAGATGTGCATTTTTGGATGCAGCGCGGCCTTTCAGCCTTAACCCTGTCGCCTGAACTCAGTGCTGACCAAATCAATGACCTGTCGGCTGTAGGCAACATCCCTTTGGAGATAATTGTCGCAGGTCGGTACCCCCTTCTGCAGAGCGCATATGGTGACCTGGCACCGCAATCGCTGGCGGAAACCGATGCAAGGCGGCGGTTAAAGCAAGGAAGCGGCGCGTTTTTCCCTGTCTCTGAAAACAGCTACGGCGACCTTCTGGTCTTAAACGGACGCCTGCTGTCGCTGTATGAACATATAGATCTTTTGTCGTCATTGTCGCTGGATGCATGGCGTATTGAAGGCGCTTACTTATCCGATACAGACCTGTCCGACCTGGTTCGCGTATTTGCCAATGCGCTGAATCAATATGATGCAGGAAAATCCATTTACAATCCGACTGATGCCGCTCTCCTGTCGGCCTTGACCCAGGAAGCGCCGGCTGATGAACAATTTATGCGAGGAGTGTTTCAATGA
- the miaA gene encoding tRNA (adenosine(37)-N6)-dimethylallyltransferase MiaA: MQKLLVLVGPTASGKTDLSIRVAQALDAEIISGDSMQIYRGMAISTAQPSIEEMCGIPHYGIAEREPTQAYSAAQFQKAARQHIREIAERHKVPFVVGGTGLYVNGLIYDFQFADTDAHYRSEAENYIKCHGLQAAVDLLQDQASELMVGVEPTDERRVTRALELLYLRQVDTAQHRMTERYAYSPYDLHFFCLTMDRARLYERINARVDQMMAQGLLAEVKAIRALGLPSDTPAMRAIGVKEFIPYFNGDIGLEEAVRTVKKNTRRFAKRQLTWFRRDPNLQWIDLDQVSREEAAQLIVEAYQAER, from the coding sequence ATGCAAAAGTTATTGGTTCTGGTGGGACCAACAGCCAGCGGCAAGACAGATTTAAGCATTCGTGTGGCCCAGGCCTTAGATGCCGAAATAATATCCGGCGATTCTATGCAAATTTATCGAGGAATGGCCATTAGTACGGCGCAGCCATCGATAGAAGAAATGTGTGGCATTCCTCATTACGGCATCGCTGAACGAGAACCGACCCAAGCTTATTCGGCAGCTCAGTTTCAAAAGGCAGCGCGGCAGCACATTAGAGAAATTGCCGAGCGCCACAAAGTGCCTTTTGTCGTGGGGGGGACCGGACTGTATGTCAACGGGCTTATTTATGATTTTCAGTTTGCCGATACCGATGCCCATTATCGGAGTGAGGCGGAAAATTACATAAAGTGTCATGGCTTGCAAGCCGCCGTTGACCTTTTACAAGACCAGGCGTCCGAATTGATGGTCGGTGTAGAGCCAACCGATGAACGGCGTGTTACCCGTGCCTTGGAATTGCTATATTTACGGCAAGTGGACACGGCTCAACATCGTATGACAGAGAGGTACGCCTACAGCCCTTATGACTTGCACTTTTTTTGTTTAACGATGGATAGGGCGCGTCTTTATGAGCGGATTAATGCGCGGGTAGATCAAATGATGGCGCAAGGTCTTTTGGCTGAAGTGAAGGCAATACGGGCCTTGGGCTTACCGTCGGATACGCCGGCCATGCGGGCGATTGGGGTTAAAGAGTTTATCCCCTATTTTAACGGTGATATTGGCTTAGAAGAAGCGGTGCGAACGGTCAAAAAAAATACGCGCCGATTTGCCAAACGCCAATTAACCTGGTTCCGTCGCGATCCTAATTTACAGTGGATTGATCTGGACCAGGTCAGTCGGGAGGAAGCTGCTCAATTAATTGTTGAGGCCTATCAAGCTGAGCGATAA
- a CDS encoding endonuclease MutS2, translated as MSGSAALADEKTLRKLDYFKITSLLEKECLSQLGKNAAGELRPITSAHFISLLQQESKEALWLLEVDGDIPLGGIHDITELLKSVKVGAVIDGASFLRIYTVLYATKRLKRFLTEKYSSSQIPALADWAVSLRVFETLEKSIQRKIGDDGEVLDHASDKLATIRQKKSALRQQVRNQMDHMLHSRQYEDYFQDHILTIRNERFVFAIKSAYRSKMPGIIHDQSASGATLFIEPLSLVEKNNTVAALEAADKEEVLRILSEMADLLRPYVSDLMKNLDILGHLDLTFAKARLALKMKAVSPSISEGASFTFYQARHPLLAPETVVPIDVGLGEERQALVITGPNTGGKTLTLKTAGLLILMHQSGMAIPVREDSQIGIFRRIYADIGDEQSIEQSLSTFSAHLTNICQILPELGPDTLVLYDELGAGTDPSEGASLAIAILEESLSRGSRILATTHYSRLKRFAYHWPGVSNASVEFDVETLQPTYRLLIGVPGNSNAFAIAERIGLNPAVIHRAVELSEEAENETERMIKNLQNEQLRTAELERELHERSQLLKAEAEKLSQKEMSLLQQEEAMLAHSKDKAAKILSEARAEADVIEQELRRLRKDASQEGVSQVRNLRKRAAKGAAALRTKKEISTHKPLTLDEISLGQEVFLPKFSQSATVLALPDKKGDLLVQAGPMKLNVNVKDLTHAGGQGKNRQNLRPKQSAGKKVKAVSTELDLRGQYPEDGVALMDKYLDQAVMNNLNEVTVIHGKGTGILRQAVQTALKENRQVKSFRLGDFNEGGDGVTIVRLK; from the coding sequence ATGAGTGGATCTGCTGCTTTAGCGGATGAAAAGACATTACGAAAACTGGATTATTTTAAAATCACCTCCCTTCTTGAAAAAGAATGCTTATCTCAACTGGGAAAAAATGCTGCCGGCGAATTGCGTCCCATAACATCAGCGCATTTCATTTCTTTATTGCAGCAGGAAAGCAAAGAGGCCTTGTGGCTTTTAGAAGTTGATGGCGATATTCCCCTAGGCGGCATTCATGACATTACAGAATTGCTTAAGTCGGTTAAGGTCGGCGCCGTCATTGATGGGGCGTCGTTTTTGCGCATCTATACGGTTCTTTATGCAACAAAACGGTTAAAAAGATTTCTAACTGAAAAATACAGTTCATCCCAAATTCCTGCCTTGGCAGATTGGGCAGTGAGTTTGCGCGTATTTGAAACGCTTGAAAAAAGTATTCAACGGAAAATAGGCGATGATGGTGAAGTCCTGGACCATGCGTCTGATAAATTGGCGACCATTCGGCAAAAAAAATCCGCCTTACGTCAGCAGGTTCGCAATCAAATGGATCACATGCTCCACAGTCGTCAGTATGAAGACTATTTTCAAGACCATATTTTAACCATCCGTAACGAACGTTTTGTTTTTGCCATAAAATCCGCCTACCGGTCAAAGATGCCCGGTATTATTCACGATCAAAGTGCCAGCGGGGCAACTTTATTCATTGAGCCCTTGTCCTTGGTTGAAAAAAATAACACGGTGGCCGCCCTTGAAGCAGCTGATAAAGAAGAAGTTTTACGGATTTTATCTGAAATGGCCGACCTGCTCAGGCCCTATGTCTCAGATTTAATGAAAAATCTGGACATTTTAGGTCACTTGGACTTAACTTTTGCCAAGGCGCGTTTGGCATTAAAAATGAAAGCTGTATCACCAAGCATTTCTGAAGGCGCATCTTTTACATTTTATCAGGCGAGGCACCCGCTTTTGGCGCCTGAAACGGTCGTCCCCATTGATGTAGGGTTAGGAGAAGAGCGACAGGCCCTGGTCATTACCGGTCCCAATACAGGCGGGAAGACTTTAACGCTCAAAACGGCCGGCCTGCTGATTTTAATGCACCAGTCGGGTATGGCCATCCCGGTGCGTGAAGATAGTCAAATCGGTATTTTTCGTCGGATTTATGCGGATATCGGCGATGAACAGAGCATTGAACAATCGCTCAGCACCTTTTCGGCGCACCTGACAAATATTTGCCAAATTTTGCCCGAACTGGGGCCGGATACCTTGGTCCTTTACGATGAGCTTGGTGCCGGGACAGATCCATCGGAAGGGGCCTCTTTGGCCATCGCCATTTTGGAAGAATCGCTTTCAAGAGGCAGCCGTATTTTGGCAACGACCCATTACAGTCGTTTAAAACGTTTTGCCTACCACTGGCCGGGTGTGAGCAATGCCAGTGTGGAATTTGACGTTGAAACCTTGCAGCCCACCTATCGGCTCTTAATCGGTGTACCGGGCAACAGCAATGCTTTCGCCATTGCTGAGCGCATTGGTTTAAATCCAGCGGTCATTCACCGGGCCGTGGAACTCTCTGAAGAAGCCGAAAATGAAACGGAGCGCATGATCAAAAACTTGCAAAACGAACAATTGCGGACTGCCGAACTGGAACGGGAGCTGCATGAGCGCTCACAACTTCTAAAAGCAGAAGCGGAGAAGCTATCGCAAAAAGAAATGTCGCTCCTTCAACAGGAAGAAGCCATGCTGGCACACAGCAAAGACAAGGCCGCCAAAATTCTCAGTGAGGCGCGTGCTGAAGCGGATGTGATCGAACAGGAACTCCGCCGCTTGCGTAAGGACGCCTCTCAAGAAGGGGTTAGCCAAGTTCGGAACCTGCGCAAACGTGCGGCAAAAGGTGCCGCGGCTTTGCGAACCAAAAAAGAGATTTCGACCCATAAACCGCTCACCCTTGATGAAATCAGCCTTGGTCAAGAGGTTTTTTTACCTAAGTTTTCTCAATCTGCGACCGTTTTGGCCTTACCGGATAAAAAAGGCGATCTTCTGGTGCAAGCCGGTCCAATGAAATTAAATGTTAACGTAAAAGATTTAACCCATGCTGGCGGGCAAGGAAAAAACCGTCAAAACTTGCGTCCCAAACAGTCTGCCGGGAAAAAAGTCAAAGCTGTTTCTACCGAGCTTGATCTACGCGGTCAATATCCGGAAGACGGCGTTGCTTTAATGGATAAATATTTAGATCAAGCGGTTATGAACAATTTAAATGAAGTCACCGTCATTCACGGCAAAGGCACCGGAATACTACGACAAGCGGTGCAAACGGCCTTAAAGGAGAATCGTCAAGTTAAATCTTTTCGGCTTGGTGATTTTAACGAAGGCGGAGACGGGGTTACCATTGTTCGCTTAAAGTAG
- the mutL gene encoding DNA mismatch repair endonuclease MutL, whose product MGQIRILSTQIANKIAAGEVIERPVSVVKELLENAIDAGADTIEIKLLGGGLRLIQVTDNGCGMVKEDLPLAFERHATSKIKDFNDLFALHSFGFRGEALASIATVSQVNITSGVDKKETAWQYTPAAEQEERFEPSAPRQGTQLEVRNLFYNVPARRKFVKSEAYEFGLVAELFSVYATAYPTITLMLWHNDQLIYTTVGRDSAEDRFVYFRSSDLSGHLLHLQPTELAPGIQAEAWMSDATVTRKNRKEMTIFVNGRWVKNRDINTLIENAYHTYIPSGRFPSVLLKLSVPADVLDVNIHPAKTTVKIAHPGLWQTQLEDAIRDVIWQDHVALAFTPAAMASDEKNGARETGEEADGSLQDLLSAETDISSMGGHTFPMPQRLSFTAPDEAIMPAPADDEKPRQVADQAYPYQLESNLQEAVLGAAEAAKDQSATRGFLSSSLDAALDDPLSVGELASLQVIGQLNNTFILAQNKNALYIIDQHTCHERILYDSLMQVERTQDVSAQRLLHPFQLSLTPAQKETANRAILVLRDMGIIIEIDEDDHYNIIALPATLVQVPNIQGFILDILALFEDKPRLTLAELREELLTTRACKSAVKANWPLSHAEQHALIQSLSKLSTPKTCPHGRPIFIEISMNELYRFFKRGSFTAKP is encoded by the coding sequence ATGGGGCAAATTCGCATTCTCAGCACACAAATTGCCAATAAAATAGCTGCTGGCGAGGTCATTGAACGACCGGTATCCGTGGTAAAGGAACTTTTGGAAAATGCAATTGATGCCGGTGCCGATACCATTGAAATAAAATTACTGGGTGGGGGCTTGCGCCTTATTCAAGTGACGGATAACGGTTGCGGTATGGTTAAAGAAGACTTACCGCTGGCTTTTGAGCGTCATGCTACGAGTAAAATAAAAGATTTTAACGATTTATTCGCCTTGCACAGTTTTGGCTTTCGCGGCGAAGCCTTGGCCAGCATTGCAACGGTTAGCCAGGTCAATATCACCAGCGGTGTCGATAAAAAAGAAACCGCCTGGCAATATACACCTGCAGCGGAGCAGGAGGAAAGATTTGAACCCTCAGCCCCCCGACAGGGAACTCAGCTGGAGGTTCGTAATCTTTTTTATAATGTCCCGGCGCGGCGCAAGTTTGTAAAATCGGAAGCCTATGAGTTTGGCCTTGTGGCGGAATTATTCAGCGTATATGCAACCGCATATCCGACCATTACCCTGATGTTGTGGCATAACGACCAGCTTATTTACACGACGGTCGGTCGTGATTCGGCTGAAGACCGTTTTGTCTATTTTCGCAGCTCTGATTTGAGCGGTCACCTCTTGCATTTACAGCCAACAGAACTTGCCCCGGGCATCCAGGCTGAAGCTTGGATGAGTGATGCCACCGTTACGCGTAAAAACCGTAAAGAAATGACGATTTTTGTCAATGGGCGGTGGGTAAAAAATCGTGACATCAATACCTTGATCGAGAATGCTTACCACACTTATATACCTAGTGGCCGTTTTCCGTCTGTTCTGCTGAAGCTTTCTGTCCCGGCGGATGTTTTAGATGTTAATATTCATCCGGCCAAGACAACTGTAAAAATTGCCCATCCGGGGCTATGGCAGACACAGTTGGAAGATGCTATCCGGGATGTCATCTGGCAGGACCATGTCGCCTTGGCCTTTACACCTGCCGCCATGGCTTCTGATGAGAAAAATGGTGCGAGGGAAACCGGAGAAGAGGCTGACGGGTCTTTGCAAGACTTGTTATCAGCTGAAACTGATATCAGCTCGATGGGTGGGCATACTTTTCCGATGCCTCAACGCCTTTCATTCACCGCACCTGATGAAGCTATAATGCCGGCTCCGGCAGACGATGAGAAGCCAAGGCAAGTAGCGGACCAAGCATATCCTTATCAGCTGGAGTCAAATTTACAGGAAGCGGTTCTTGGAGCAGCCGAGGCGGCAAAGGACCAATCTGCAACGCGTGGATTTTTAAGCAGCTCCTTGGACGCTGCACTTGATGACCCCTTATCGGTCGGTGAGCTGGCGTCTCTACAAGTGATTGGTCAACTGAACAATACCTTTATTTTGGCTCAAAATAAGAACGCTCTATACATCATTGATCAACATACCTGCCATGAACGCATCCTCTATGACAGCCTCATGCAAGTAGAGCGGACACAAGATGTCTCTGCCCAGCGTCTTTTACATCCTTTTCAGCTGTCCTTAACCCCGGCACAAAAAGAAACGGCCAACCGGGCTATTTTGGTCCTGAGGGATATGGGCATCATTATTGAAATTGACGAGGACGACCACTATAATATTATCGCCTTGCCCGCAACTCTGGTGCAAGTTCCCAATATACAGGGTTTTATTTTAGATATATTGGCCCTCTTTGAAGATAAGCCCCGCCTTACTTTGGCCGAGTTGCGGGAAGAGTTATTGACCACTCGTGCCTGCAAGTCGGCGGTGAAGGCAAATTGGCCCTTAAGTCATGCAGAACAACACGCGCTGATACAGAGTTTATCAAAACTCTCAACCCCTAAGACATGTCCTCATGGGCGGCCAATATTTATTGAAATCAGCATGAACGAACTCTATCGATTTTTTAAACGCGGTAGTTTTACGGCAAAACCGTAA